DNA from Hippoglossus hippoglossus isolate fHipHip1 chromosome 13, fHipHip1.pri, whole genome shotgun sequence:
CTCTGTCCTTGTGGCTTTTGCCTGCTGGTTTGGGTGCCTTTGGTTTCTGTCTGTCCTATCATGGGTGGGTGTGTCTGTAGTTGGACACTGACGACCTTTTGGATGGTTCGAGTGACCCCTCCAGCTCGTTCTTCTCTACCACTGGGGTGAGTAACATCCCCCaatcctcctccctctgttttctctccatctaTGTAGCATGCAACTCCAAATACCCTCCCTTTCCACTAACCATACCTACACTCTACAAGCTTTGATTTTGCCGCGATTTGACAAGAGGTTTTTGTGGGATTTTCATGTGTGCAATTCTGTGTTTAATTCTGTTTTGCTCCTCTGCATCACATCTGTATCTAGCCATCAATATTCTTCCATCACCTGGTTTCACTTctttcctgtgtcctctcctcttttcctttaaGGGCCATGTTCCAGAGGTCCAGCCTGCTGTCCAGCTGTCGGCCAGTGAGCCGGCAGGCCTGCCCAGAGTCAGTGTTGACCTGGACTTCCTGGAGGATGAAGACATCTTGGGAGGGTCCCCAGGTGGCGAGGGTGGGAGCAACGGCATTGGGTCGAACCACGAGCCGTGTGACATCCTGCAACAGAGCTTGGCTGAAGCCAACATCACAGAGCAAAGCTTACAGGAGGCAGAGGCTGAGCTGGACCTGGGCTCCTTTGGAATTCCAGGCCTTACACAGGTGGTTCAGACACTGCCTGATGCCAGCCTCTCTGGGGCTGGAGGCACTACTGTTGGTGTAGGCATAGGTGTTGGCGTCGGGGGAGCAGCGACAATTTTCCCTGGGTCAGCCCCGAGCACCACCGCTACTCCCCCCAATGCCACGGCCGACATGCTGGGGTCAGTGCTTGCTCAGCAGGGCCTTCAGCTTCAATCCCAGGTCATGAACAAGGCCATTAGTGTTCAGCAATTTATGCAGCCTGTGGGCCTGGGAAATGTGACGCTTCAACCCATTTCAAGTCTCCAAGGTCTTCCCAATGGGAGTCAGTCTGGACATTTGGGTATCGGACAGATTCAGGTTGTGGGTCAGCCCACAGTCATGACTATCAATCAGTCTGGGCAACCAATCGTGGCTAAAGCCATGGGAGGTTACCAGCTGCACCAGTCTGGGCCAGAGGTATCAGGTGCTGGTTCTCAGGCGGGGCTTGGAGGCTCCGGAGGTGGACTTCTGATCCAAGGTAATAAAGCCACTTTGGGATCTCCAGCTTTAAATGGACCAGCTGTTTGTGtcagcagcacaaacagcaTCAGTGGCAGTATTATGACAACTTCTGCTGGGCTTGTGGGCTTTGGCAGCAACACTCTAAGTTCAGGAATTGGACCGCAGACTCAAGGCCAAATCATGCAGAACGTGATCATCCAACGCACACCAACACCCATTCAACCTAAACCCCCCCATGGGGGAGCCATCCAACCGAAACTGTTCAAACAGCAGCCACAGCCAACACCCCAAACCCTGCAAAACGATGCCCACAAGGCTTTAGGGCTGCAGCAACTTCCAGTTTCTGCTTCTCAGAATGTAGCCTTCCTAACAGGAAAGTCAGGCTCGAACGTTGTCCTAAGTACTCAAGCCACAACACAAGGCACCCAGTTTCAACAAGCCCTTTTCAAGCAACAAGCAGCACAACAATCTGGCAAGCCCCTCAGCGTACACTTGTTAAACCAATCAGGCAGCATCGTTCTTCCCCATCAAACAGTCCTGCAAGGTCAGAACCACCAGTTTCTCCTGCCACAGCTACAGGCAGGTGGGCAGATCCTGACCCAGCACCCTGGGGGCCACATCATAACTAGCCAGGGTCCTGGTGGGCAGCTCATTGCAAACCAGATTTTAACAAACCAGAATATCAACCTGAGTCAGATGTTGACTTCACAGGGCCACCCTGGGGCCCATATCCTCTCTGGACCCATTCAGCTCCAGTCTGGCCAGATGGGCACACCCACCCTCTTTCAGATGCCTGTTTCATTGGCTCAGGCTCAAAACCagacacagacccacacagtCTCAGGTCATGCCCAAACAGTCATACAGGGCATGCCCATCCAGAATTCCCTGACCATGCTAAGTCAAGTGGAGGGTCTGAGCCCGGCAGTCACCCTTCAGCCTGCCCTGCAACCTCAGCCAGGCGGAATCCCCAACAGCAGTAGCACAGGAGCAGCAACCATGGGTCAAGGCCAATCTGGAGAGTGTGTTACTGTTCTGGGCAGCTCTACAGACCAGGCTGCTCAGCCCACTCAGCAGCATGTGCAGCAGTCCTCCATTCTCACCATGCAACCCGCTTCTTCTGTGTCCGTGGCTATCACAGTACCCTCCTCTTCTCCGTCCATGTCTGTGTCCACCTCTTCCCCTGTCACAGCAGTGGGGCTGGTCCCCCATCAGTCTCAGCACAGTCCGGGAAGGTTACTGCTCACCAACCAGGGCTCCAGCATGATCTTGAGCCAGGAGTCTCTGCAGATGTTCCTGCAACAGGTCAGTGCTCCACTCTTTTTCTGCGTTTGCTACAGTTGTGTAGAGTTAACATTGTTtcataagtaaaataaataacatgcaCGGAGTGATATCTTGGTCTGACCTCTTTGGTTTACTATTTTActcccccctccttccctccaaccctcttcctccttccctccttcatcCTGAAATGGTAAACATACTCCTATCAGGAGCAGCACCACCAAACAGAGAATGAGTCAACCCCCCCTGTGGGCGTACCAGCGTCCGTAATCGtcagcagcaacagcatcaCTGCTCTGGCCCCCGCTGTCAATGACAGCCAGTTAGCTGACTCTTGGGTGGGTCAGAGCCACAGTCCTTCCCCAGGCCCCTCCCACATGACAGCAGTGGTAAAGCAGGTAGAAGTGCCCCTTTATGTTAAGTCCCACCCCCACTTGTTGCCGCTGCTGCTACCACAACGTTAGGGTATCTTACCTTTACCCATCACTGCTCTGTTCTTCCCCTCTGCATTAATTGTTGCTTCCATGGCTCTCACTGTTGTGCTGCAGATCCTAAATGCAAAACTTACTAATTTGCTTGCagctttctgtgtgtttctaacattgtttcattatatatatagaAAGCATGACCATCATTCCAGTTTTTCATACATATTGTGTCCTAGCCACTGTGCCATTTCAACGTTTAACTTTATCAACCTCTATGGAGTTTGGAAGTGAACTAAAATTAATTGTTTAACTAATTTGGTTTGTCTATCATTCATTCTATGCATTCTGTAACCGAGTCTAGAAACCATGCTCATGCTTAATAACAGAGCCAGCAAGGTGTCAAGTGCACCTTGTTTACCTTTTTACTAACAATGATTTAATCCACTCACCTTGCtcaatcaaatttgatcaaCTCACCTCCATCTTCTGCATCACTGACCAATGACTGATAAATCAATCCATACCTCTCAGCCCTGCACTTCTCATTTAGACTGTTGTGTCCTCACAGTGCCACTACTCCCTGTAACCCCTAGTCTGACCAGTGTAACGACCCCAAAGCCAAATTACATGCTACCCCGACCTCCCCCCCCGTCCCCGAAGCCTCCAGATCACTTTCTACTTAACCATCACAAGCCCTGCAGACCTTGACCTCTTGCTTATGTcgactgttttttctttttgcctcgCCAAATGATCATTGCTCTCTTTTTTATGTGTAATCCTCCTCAAACACTAGAAAAGAAATCATTGGGTTTCTACTACTTTAACTTAAGCAGCTAATCGGTTTTAAAGTCTAACACTTTGCTTTTGTAttgttatttgtgttgttttacccaagttgtgttgttttgtattgGGGTTGGGCGATAATCCTAAATTTCCGTTTATTGATTTTCACGAAATATGATTAACTGAAAAAAGATTATATATGTTTAAACCAGTCTGAAGGTTTTTGTGTTACATGTGTGAAGAGTTTTATCTAATGCAATGCCAAACAGTGGAATACTGTCATTGCATTAAATATCACAAGTATTTTACATACGGCCAAAGACACATTTGGCCTCTTACTGTAATTTTTTATGTGAAAAGCCTCTAGCAATTGAGATTGTGATAGAGATATATCACCCAGCCCCATTTTGTATCTTGCTAATCTAGAGCCAAGCACTAGAATCACATTTACtaaagtgtgtgcatgtagaactttttgtgtttaatttttgtGCTTAATGTCCCTAAATGTCCTcctgtgtttatattgtgttCATTCTTGACCCAGATGCCTATATCAATATATTGTGATTCCACTTCTTCAGGTACCCTCTAGTGGACATCAGCAGCCCCTGAAGATCCAGAGCATGTCCCCGTCAACAGCCTTGACCACTCACACCACAGCGCCCCCAGTGGCAGTCAGCCCTCAGCCCTCCCAGTCTCCCCTCACTCTGAGCCAGCAGATCCAGTCACCGCTCCATCAGCAGCAGTCACGTCCTCCCTCTCAGCCTCAGCCACAGTCTCAAACTCCCTCCCGCTCCTGCACGCCCTCGTCTCAAATCTTTATTCTCCACAACCAGATTACAGAATCTCCCCAAACTGTTTCGCAAGGCCAGCCGCAGCAGCCACAACTtcagcagacacacattcaAGTTCAGCTTCAGGCTCAGCCGCGGCCAGCCTCTCAGCCCGCCCCCTATCAACAAGATATGCCTCCTATGTCACAGTCACCTAAGCCTCCTCCTGCACCAACTGCACAGCACCAGTTCACTGCAGCTCCTGTCAGCACTTCTGCCACTGTTGTCCTGAAAGCCCAGGTTCCCATCCCGGGTctgacagcagagcagcagcaccacctgCAACTAGTGGGAGCGCAAATTCAGACCCTGTCAGGCATCGCCCAGCCGTCACCTCAGCAGAAACAGTTGCTGGATAAGCTGCACCAGGTAAAATTCCTTTTAATGATCTCAAACGAGGTTTCACCAATAAAGCCGTCTTGTGTATTTTGACTTCACAGTTGAATAATCTCTGCCAACTGCAAGTAACTTTGTCTTTTATCTGATGCTGCTCGTACTGTTATAGAGCTTCATTAATGGAGTCGTGAATTTTTGCTGCCAATTAAAATTTGGGGGAAATCTCTTAGGTTGGTAGTTAGAATAAATGAGTATACTTTACATTCTTTAAAATTATTGTAGAAAGTCACCTGGAGATAAGATATGCAGTTTATCTATCAATGTAAATCAGGAGTTTGTGTAGACTCCTGGAAACCACATGTTTCATTGGCAGTTTCTTATTTAACATGTAAAGCATGTCCGGATGTGTTTCCAGGTCCAGCAGAACATCCTGCTGCAGGCCGCGCAGCCAGCTCAGCCTCAGCCTCAAGTCACCAGTCAGTTCAGTTCCCAGCAAGATGTGCCTCTCGATAAAGTTGTGATTACATCAACAACCAGCACTGGTACACCTGCTCAACttccctctgtgctgcagccGACACCAGTGCTTGTCAAAACTCCGGCTACAGGTTGGACGCAGTTTACTGTTTATGTAAATCCCAAGGATCCTGAatacacttttaaaaatgtctcgTAACAATGTTTCCTCTTATTTTAGCATCAAGTGACTTACAGGTATTCTCAGGAGCCCAAGGGCCAGCTGGAGCAATGGTGAATCAGACTGTCACTCCTGCAAGCCTTACCCAGCCTGCACAGGTAGGTTACACTACAAAGTTCCTCCAAGAACTCAACCGTGGTCctatttgttatgttttatattttcctgtCGCTGAATTTCTCAATGATATCTTTCCCCACAGGTTCAGCCAAAGCCAGGAGTGATCAGCTCAGTTGGAGGGATGACTCTGGGGCAAGGTGGGATGCAGATACAGGTGTTAGGAGGTAGTCTGACTCAAATGCCTGCTCCACAGCCCCTAGCTCCAGCACAACCTCAGGTAAATAAGAGTCCTAAGAAAGTGCCTCTGTTTGAGTTCAGTCTGAAGGTTTTAATTCCTGgttttcatctcttttctttacaTCGCAGACACCAACAATGAAGATGCCTTTCAGTGCAGAGCCCAGTAAAGAAGCCAGGTTTGTACCTCAggcctttttaaatgttattttaacccTCAAAAGGCCATTTTCGTTGAACAATATTTCTTTATATGCACGTCACTGCAGGATGCTAGAACAGCTGAGGAAACAGCAGGGTTCAGTGCTTCACCCAAACTACAGTGCTCCTTTCCACTCTATTGAGGACACACTGCACAGACTGCTGCCTTACCATCTCTACCAGGGAACTGCCAACTCCTCTGAAGACTATCAAAGAGGTAACAAGCCCCACAGCCTCTAGCGCTGGCAAAATACAGTTAAGTGCCCTAATTCAAGACCTTTATGAACATTCTGGTTCTCTTGTGCACAGTGGATGATGAATTTGAGAAAgtctcctctcagctgctgaAAAGGACCCAGGCCATGCTGGATAAATATCGCCAACTGCTCTTTGCAGAGTCAAAAGTAAGTATTTGAACCAGCCTTCCAAACAGCCTTTTCTTCGTCTCCTTTTTCCTGAATTGATTTTGAACTGATTGTTTTTGGCGTTTAAACCTGAGCAGAGACTGGGCCCCTCGGCAGAGATGGTGATGATCGACCGGATGTTCATTCAGGAGGAGAAGGTCGCGTTGAGTCAGGACAGGATTCTGGCTAAGGAGAGACCAGGTACCCTACCACTGTTTGTACATACGTGATTGTCTTCATCTAAATCGTACACTGGTTGTATGTTTATGCTAATTAAATTGTTCTTTTTATGTCATTGCAGAGGAGTTTGTAGCAAATGCTCGCTTGTTGGAGAGTGTAGTTTCATCCCAAGAGAAATCCGCTGCTGCTGAGCGCACGTCAGTGAGTGGAGgtgtaactgctgctgctgccccccctCCAGCACCTCCTGCCCTAGTCCCTTTTCCAAACATCACCCCAAACCCTCCCCCTGCACCcaccccagctccagctcctgcacctgctcctgctcctcctcctgctcctagCACCACTTCTGTCACCCCTTTCCCTCCTACCAAACTAGTAATAAAGCACGGTGGAGGTGGAGCCTCTGTGTCGTGGTCCAGCAGCTGTCCACCACATCCGGCTGCACCGAGTAAGGCTGAACCCGCCAGCCAGAGCTCCTCCTTCAGTCGTGGGGGGGCAAAATCTTTCTCGTCGTCCTTCAACTCTCAAGCAGCCGACGATGACGACGCTCTCCCGCAGAGAACCAGCAAACCGCCTATCAAGACCTACGAGGCTCGCAGGAGGATTGGCTTGAAACTGAAGATCAAGCAGGATCAAACAGGGTTCAGCAAGGTGGTCCATAACACTGCCTTAGACCCAGTGCACACGCCTCAGAAGAGCAGCCAGTCCATATCACAGTCTCAGCCTCAGCCGGCAGCTGCTGTACCACATCCAAAGTCCCACCCTGTATCTACCCCCTCTACTACAGTCATCAGAACTCAGTCCCCCGTATGCACTGCTTCTTCTGAATCACcagtcaccatagcaaccactCAATGTAACCCGACACTGAGAGGTAATTTTCCTCCCAACGCAGCCCCATCTTCCTCTACCTCTTCCTCTCATACTTCGTcatcctccgcctcctccactCAAATGAATGGGACATTAGATCATCACGACATTGGTGGGGTCAAACACAATCCTGCCGCCACTGCCAATCCCTCGCCAACAACCTGCCGCCTCCCCCTTCGAAAAACCTATCGGGAAAACATTAGTCCCCGTGTCAGACCTGGTGTCCCGGGGGGAGGAGATGAAAGTTTGTCCTACCCCAGACCCACGCCATCACCCCCCAGGCACGAGGCCTCGTCTCCCCCCTCAGAGCGGACAGTGATAGCCAGTGTGAAGGTGGAGAAAAGAGGCAGGGAGCCCTCGCACACTCA
Protein-coding regions in this window:
- the bicra gene encoding BRD4-interacting chromatin-remodeling complex-associated protein isoform X2; translated protein: MHQNAENGVVMDDEDGRCLLDVICDPEALNDFLHGSETHLDTDDLLDGSSDPSSSFFSTTGGHVPEVQPAVQLSASEPAGLPRVSVDLDFLEDEDILGGSPGGEGGSNGIGSNHEPCDILQQSLAEANITEQSLQEAEAELDLGSFGIPGLTQVVQTLPDASLSGAGGTTVGVGIGVGVGGAATIFPGSAPSTTATPPNATADMLGSVLAQQGLQLQSQVMNKAISVQQFMQPVGLGNVTLQPISSLQGLPNGSQSGHLGIGQIQVVGQPTVMTINQSGQPIVAKAMGGYQLHQSGPEVSGAGSQAGLGGSGGGLLIQGNKATLGSPALNGPAVCVSSTNSISGSIMTTSAGLVGFGSNTLSSGIGPQTQGQIMQNVIIQRTPTPIQPKPPHGGAIQPKLFKQQPQPTPQTLQNDAHKALGLQQLPVSASQNVAFLTGKSGSNVVLSTQATTQGTQFQQALFKQQAAQQSGKPLSVHLLNQSGSIVLPHQTVLQGQNHQFLLPQLQAGGQILTQHPGGHIITSQGPGGQLIANQILTNQNINLSQMLTSQGHPGAHILSGPIQLQSGQMGTPTLFQMPVSLAQAQNQTQTHTVSGHAQTVIQGMPIQNSLTMLSQVEGLSPAVTLQPALQPQPGGIPNSSSTGAATMGQGQSGECVTVLGSSTDQAAQPTQQHVQQSSILTMQPASSVSVAITVPSSSPSMSVSTSSPVTAVGLVPHQSQHSPGRLLLTNQGSSMILSQESLQMFLQQEQHHQTENESTPPVGVPASVIVSSNSITALAPAVNDSQLADSWVGQSHSPSPGPSHMTAVVKQVPSSGHQQPLKIQSMSPSTALTTHTTAPPVAVSPQPSQSPLTLSQQIQSPLHQQQSRPPSQPQPQSQTPSRSCTPSSQIFILHNQITESPQTVSQGQPQQPQLQQTHIQVQLQAQPRPASQPAPYQQDMPPMSQSPKPPPAPTAQHQFTAAPVSTSATVVLKAQVPIPGLTAEQQHHLQLVGAQIQTLSGIAQPSPQQKQLLDKLHQHVRMCFQVQQNILLQAAQPAQPQPQVTSQFSSQQDVPLDKVVITSTTSTGTPAQLPSVLQPTPVLVKTPATASSDLQVFSGAQGPAGAMVNQTVTPASLTQPAQVQPKPGVISSVGGMTLGQGGMQIQVLGGSLTQMPAPQPLAPAQPQTPTMKMPFSAEPSKEARMLEQLRKQQGSVLHPNYSAPFHSIEDTLHRLLPYHLYQGTANSSEDYQRVDDEFEKVSSQLLKRTQAMLDKYRQLLFAESKQRLGPSAEMVMIDRMFIQEEKVALSQDRILAKERPEEFVANARLLESVVSSQEKSAAAERTSVSGGVTAAAAPPPAPPALVPFPNITPNPPPAPTPAPAPAPAPAPPPAPSTTSVTPFPPTKLVIKHGGGGASVSWSSSCPPHPAAPSKAEPASQSSSFSRGGAKSFSSSFNSQAADDDDALPQRTSKPPIKTYEARRRIGLKLKIKQDQTGFSKVVHNTALDPVHTPQKSSQSISQSQPQPAAAVPHPKSHPVSTPSTTVIRTQSPVCTASSESPVTIATTQCNPTLRGNFPPNAAPSSSTSSSHTSSSSASSTQMNGTLDHHDIGGVKHNPAATANPSPTTCRLPLRKTYRENISPRVRPGVPGGGDESLSYPRPTPSPPRHEASSPPSERTVIASVKVEKRGREPSHTHIESSHDRGRLGSAMQGLDEVDEVFNRGMKTTQHHHLPQLLDKEGAKERVEEHADQETDVSKYKRAGGKNRHRVGGTFRMDQHAPGPPESPESFTRDSLLPAKRCKSDSPDMDNASFSSGSPPDDSLNEHLQCAIDSILNLQQEPSARGRHIKSNSRHHQHQSQCPGSSAASSHRPSVQPPSSASSSPSLAQHPQVGGRGHNGSLVPQTQSR
- the bicra gene encoding BRD4-interacting chromatin-remodeling complex-associated protein isoform X7, translating into MDDEDGRCLLDVICDPEALNDFLHGSETHGHVPEVQPAVQLSASEPAGLPRVSVDLDFLEDEDILGGSPGGEGGSNGIGSNHEPCDILQQSLAEANITEQSLQEAEAELDLGSFGIPGLTQVVQTLPDASLSGAGGTTVGVGIGVGVGGAATIFPGSAPSTTATPPNATADMLGSVLAQQGLQLQSQVMNKAISVQQFMQPVGLGNVTLQPISSLQGLPNGSQSGHLGIGQIQVVGQPTVMTINQSGQPIVAKAMGGYQLHQSGPEVSGAGSQAGLGGSGGGLLIQGNKATLGSPALNGPAVCVSSTNSISGSIMTTSAGLVGFGSNTLSSGIGPQTQGQIMQNVIIQRTPTPIQPKPPHGGAIQPKLFKQQPQPTPQTLQNDAHKALGLQQLPVSASQNVAFLTGKSGSNVVLSTQATTQGTQFQQALFKQQAAQQSGKPLSVHLLNQSGSIVLPHQTVLQGQNHQFLLPQLQAGGQILTQHPGGHIITSQGPGGQLIANQILTNQNINLSQMLTSQGHPGAHILSGPIQLQSGQMGTPTLFQMPVSLAQAQNQTQTHTVSGHAQTVIQGMPIQNSLTMLSQVEGLSPAVTLQPALQPQPGGIPNSSSTGAATMGQGQSGECVTVLGSSTDQAAQPTQQHVQQSSILTMQPASSVSVAITVPSSSPSMSVSTSSPVTAVGLVPHQSQHSPGRLLLTNQGSSMILSQESLQMFLQQEQHHQTENESTPPVGVPASVIVSSNSITALAPAVNDSQLADSWVGQSHSPSPGPSHMTAVVKQVPSSGHQQPLKIQSMSPSTALTTHTTAPPVAVSPQPSQSPLTLSQQIQSPLHQQQSRPPSQPQPQSQTPSRSCTPSSQIFILHNQITESPQTVSQGQPQQPQLQQTHIQVQLQAQPRPASQPAPYQQDMPPMSQSPKPPPAPTAQHQFTAAPVSTSATVVLKAQVPIPGLTAEQQHHLQLVGAQIQTLSGIAQPSPQQKQLLDKLHQHVRMCFQVQQNILLQAAQPAQPQPQVTSQFSSQQDVPLDKVVITSTTSTGTPAQLPSVLQPTPVLVKTPATASSDLQVFSGAQGPAGAMVNQTVTPASLTQPAQVQPKPGVISSVGGMTLGQGGMQIQVLGGSLTQMPAPQPLAPAQPQTPTMKMPFSAEPSKEARMLEQLRKQQGSVLHPNYSAPFHSIEDTLHRLLPYHLYQGTANSSEDYQRVDDEFEKVSSQLLKRTQAMLDKYRQLLFAESKAFKPEQRLGPSAEMVMIDRMFIQEEKVALSQDRILAKERPEEFVANARLLESVVSSQEKSAAAERTSVSGGVTAAAAPPPAPPALVPFPNITPNPPPAPTPAPAPAPAPAPPPAPSTTSVTPFPPTKLVIKHGGGGASVSWSSSCPPHPAAPSKAEPASQSSSFSRGGAKSFSSSFNSQAADDDDALPQRTSKPPIKTYEARRRIGLKLKIKQDQTGFSKVVHNTALDPVHTPQKSSQSISQSQPQPAAAVPHPKSHPVSTPSTTVIRTQSPVCTASSESPVTIATTQCNPTLRGNFPPNAAPSSSTSSSHTSSSSASSTQMNGTLDHHDIGGVKHNPAATANPSPTTCRLPLRKTYRENISPRVRPGVPGGGDESLSYPRPTPSPPRHEASSPPSERTVIASVKVEKRGREPSHTHIESSHDRGRLGSAMQGLDEVDEVFNRGMKTTQHHHLPQLLDKEGAKERVEEHADQETDVSKYKRAGGKNRHRVGGTFRMDQHAPGPPESPESFTRDSLLPAKRCKSDSPDMDNASFSSGSPPDDSLNEHLQCAIDSILNLQQEPSARGRHIKSNSRHHQHQSQCPGSSAASSHRPSVQPPSSASSSPSLAQHPQVGGRGHNGSLVPQTQSR
- the bicra gene encoding BRD4-interacting chromatin-remodeling complex-associated protein isoform X6; this translates as MHQNAENGVVMDDEDGRCLLDVICDPEALNDFLHGSETHGHVPEVQPAVQLSASEPAGLPRVSVDLDFLEDEDILGGSPGGEGGSNGIGSNHEPCDILQQSLAEANITEQSLQEAEAELDLGSFGIPGLTQVVQTLPDASLSGAGGTTVGVGIGVGVGGAATIFPGSAPSTTATPPNATADMLGSVLAQQGLQLQSQVMNKAISVQQFMQPVGLGNVTLQPISSLQGLPNGSQSGHLGIGQIQVVGQPTVMTINQSGQPIVAKAMGGYQLHQSGPEVSGAGSQAGLGGSGGGLLIQGNKATLGSPALNGPAVCVSSTNSISGSIMTTSAGLVGFGSNTLSSGIGPQTQGQIMQNVIIQRTPTPIQPKPPHGGAIQPKLFKQQPQPTPQTLQNDAHKALGLQQLPVSASQNVAFLTGKSGSNVVLSTQATTQGTQFQQALFKQQAAQQSGKPLSVHLLNQSGSIVLPHQTVLQGQNHQFLLPQLQAGGQILTQHPGGHIITSQGPGGQLIANQILTNQNINLSQMLTSQGHPGAHILSGPIQLQSGQMGTPTLFQMPVSLAQAQNQTQTHTVSGHAQTVIQGMPIQNSLTMLSQVEGLSPAVTLQPALQPQPGGIPNSSSTGAATMGQGQSGECVTVLGSSTDQAAQPTQQHVQQSSILTMQPASSVSVAITVPSSSPSMSVSTSSPVTAVGLVPHQSQHSPGRLLLTNQGSSMILSQESLQMFLQQEQHHQTENESTPPVGVPASVIVSSNSITALAPAVNDSQLADSWVGQSHSPSPGPSHMTAVVKQVPSSGHQQPLKIQSMSPSTALTTHTTAPPVAVSPQPSQSPLTLSQQIQSPLHQQQSRPPSQPQPQSQTPSRSCTPSSQIFILHNQITESPQTVSQGQPQQPQLQQTHIQVQLQAQPRPASQPAPYQQDMPPMSQSPKPPPAPTAQHQFTAAPVSTSATVVLKAQVPIPGLTAEQQHHLQLVGAQIQTLSGIAQPSPQQKQLLDKLHQHVRMCFQVQQNILLQAAQPAQPQPQVTSQFSSQQDVPLDKVVITSTTSTGTPAQLPSVLQPTPVLVKTPATASSDLQVFSGAQGPAGAMVNQTVTPASLTQPAQVQPKPGVISSVGGMTLGQGGMQIQVLGGSLTQMPAPQPLAPAQPQTPTMKMPFSAEPSKEARMLEQLRKQQGSVLHPNYSAPFHSIEDTLHRLLPYHLYQGTANSSEDYQRVDDEFEKVSSQLLKRTQAMLDKYRQLLFAESKAFKPEQRLGPSAEMVMIDRMFIQEEKVALSQDRILAKERPEEFVANARLLESVVSSQEKSAAAERTSVSGGVTAAAAPPPAPPALVPFPNITPNPPPAPTPAPAPAPAPAPPPAPSTTSVTPFPPTKLVIKHGGGGASVSWSSSCPPHPAAPSKAEPASQSSSFSRGGAKSFSSSFNSQAADDDDALPQRTSKPPIKTYEARRRIGLKLKIKQDQTGFSKVVHNTALDPVHTPQKSSQSISQSQPQPAAAVPHPKSHPVSTPSTTVIRTQSPVCTASSESPVTIATTQCNPTLRGNFPPNAAPSSSTSSSHTSSSSASSTQMNGTLDHHDIGGVKHNPAATANPSPTTCRLPLRKTYRENISPRVRPGVPGGGDESLSYPRPTPSPPRHEASSPPSERTVIASVKVEKRGREPSHTHIESSHDRGRLGSAMQGLDEVDEVFNRGMKTTQHHHLPQLLDKEGAKERVEEHADQETDVSKYKRAGGKNRHRVGGTFRMDQHAPGPPESPESFTRDSLLPAKRCKSDSPDMDNASFSSGSPPDDSLNEHLQCAIDSILNLQQEPSARGRHIKSNSRHHQHQSQCPGSSAASSHRPSVQPPSSASSSPSLAQHPQVGGRGHNGSLVPQTQSR